One Dromiciops gliroides isolate mDroGli1 chromosome 3, mDroGli1.pri, whole genome shotgun sequence DNA segment encodes these proteins:
- the PNRC2 gene encoding proline-rich nuclear receptor coactivator 2 — translation MGGGERFNIPVSQSRNVSKNQQQQLNRQKNKDQTPQMKIVAHKKKERGHSYNSSAATRQAVHNGGKNGHFPNNPNWNSNLFLKSQTNQNYAGAKFSEPPSPSVLPKPPSHWVPVSLNPSDKEIMTFQLKTLLKVQL, via the coding sequence ATGGGCGGTGGAGAGAGATTCAACATTCCAGTTTCCCAATCTAGAAATGTTagtaaaaaccaacaacaacaacttaataGGCAAAAGAATAAGGATCAGACCCCCCAGATGAAGATTGTTGCtcacaagaagaaagaaagaggacatTCCTATAATTCATCTGCAGCTACACGGCAGGCTGTACACAATGGGGGGAAGAATGGGCATTTCCCAAATAATCCAAATTGGAAttccaatttatttttgaaatcccAAACTAATCAGAATTATGCTGGCGCCAAATTTAGTGAGCCCCCATCACCGAGTGTTCTGCCTAAACCTCCCAGCCACTGGGTTCCAGTTTCCTTGAATCCTTCTGATAAAGAAATAATGACCTTTCAACTGAAAACCTTACTTAAAGTCCAGCTGTGA